The proteins below come from a single Drosophila suzukii chromosome X, CBGP_Dsuzu_IsoJpt1.0, whole genome shotgun sequence genomic window:
- the LOC139353407 gene encoding uncharacterized protein: MGRGKSCWSLVTGRHQIYCGLLGANPKPLRSHPTVAAVDVSDLNRSPASASRKETHQPPPAGCNSHTKAFT; this comes from the exons ATGGGAAGAGGAAAATCCTGTTGGAGCCTG GTCACAGGACGCCATCAGATATATTGTGGGCTTTTGGGGGCAAACCCAAAGCCTCTGCGCTCCCACCCAACCGTAGCAGCCGTAGATGTCTCCGACTTGAACCGGTCACC GGCTTCAGCTTCCCGTAAGGAAACCCATCAACCACCGCCCGCCGGGTGCAACAGTCACACCAAGGCATTTACGTAG